From the genome of Kaistella daneshvariae, one region includes:
- a CDS encoding 3-hydroxyacyl-CoA dehydrogenase/enoyl-CoA hydratase family protein: MKRRIKHVTVLGSGIMGSGIAAHFANIGVQVLLLDIVPFELTETEQKKGLTKEDKLIRNRIATENLAKLQKSSPALLYSPKFAERITVGNFDDDLEKIKKTDWIIEVVVERLDIKRSVYEKIEQFRKPGTLVSSNTSGIPIHFLIEGRSDDFKKYFAGTHFFNPVRYLPLLEIIPTPETDPEIIKFYMDYGAKFLGKTTVLAKDTPAFIANRIGVFSMMNLLHEIKGLGLSVSDIDKLTGPIIGRPKSATFRTADVVGLDTLVMVAEGVRNSKMEANDFNDVFKLPDYVQKMVENKWLGSKSQQGFYKKIKNAEGKSEIHGLNLDTMEYELQGKSEFPTLELTKNIDKPIDRFKVLIGGKDKAAELYRKSLGALFAYVSHKVPEISDEVYKIDDAMRAGFGWENGPFEIWDAVGVQKGIELAKEAGYEVSDWVRNVESFYKINEEGQSIYFDKNSGNYNNIPGQEDFIILDNIRKNKTLWSNSGSAIQDLGDGIINFEIRSKMNSLGGEVLDGLNRAIDLAEKDYDGLVIGNQGANFSVGANLAMILMMAIDQDWDDLNMAIAYFQKSMMRVRYSSIPVIVAPHGMTLGGGCEMTMHADRVVAAAETYIGLVETGVGVIPGGGGTKEMALRVSREFHSDDVKNNRLRDMFMNIAMGKVATSAYEAYDMGILENHKDIVVVNKNRQIKTAKMLALSLAEHGYTQPIEQKVKVLGRDALGMFLVGTDQMLTGKYISEHDKLIADKLANVLVGGNLSEPTVVTEQYLLNLERETFLQLCGERKTLERIQFMLTKGKPLRN, encoded by the coding sequence ATGAAACGACGAATTAAACATGTAACAGTTCTCGGTTCAGGAATTATGGGTTCCGGTATCGCAGCGCACTTCGCCAACATCGGTGTCCAGGTGCTTTTGCTCGACATTGTACCTTTTGAACTGACAGAGACGGAGCAGAAAAAAGGCCTGACGAAAGAGGATAAACTGATAAGAAACCGGATTGCTACTGAAAATCTGGCGAAGTTGCAGAAATCCAGTCCGGCGCTTTTGTACTCACCGAAATTTGCGGAACGAATTACGGTCGGCAATTTTGATGATGATTTAGAGAAAATTAAAAAAACCGATTGGATTATTGAAGTCGTGGTTGAAAGACTTGACATCAAAAGATCGGTGTACGAAAAAATTGAGCAGTTTAGAAAACCGGGAACTTTGGTTTCATCAAATACTTCCGGAATTCCGATTCACTTTTTAATTGAAGGCAGAAGCGATGATTTTAAAAAATACTTCGCTGGTACGCACTTTTTCAATCCTGTACGATATTTACCGCTTTTAGAAATTATTCCTACGCCCGAAACCGATCCTGAAATTATTAAATTTTACATGGATTATGGGGCAAAATTTTTAGGAAAGACCACGGTTTTAGCCAAAGACACTCCGGCATTTATTGCCAACAGAATCGGTGTTTTTTCAATGATGAATTTGCTGCATGAAATTAAAGGTTTAGGATTAAGTGTATCAGACATCGATAAATTGACAGGACCGATAATCGGCCGTCCGAAATCTGCGACTTTCCGAACTGCGGATGTGGTAGGTCTGGACACTTTGGTTATGGTTGCTGAAGGTGTGCGGAACAGTAAAATGGAAGCCAACGATTTCAATGACGTTTTCAAGCTTCCGGATTACGTTCAGAAAATGGTTGAGAATAAATGGTTAGGCTCAAAATCTCAGCAGGGCTTTTACAAAAAAATTAAAAACGCCGAAGGAAAATCTGAAATTCATGGGTTGAATTTAGACACCATGGAGTACGAACTTCAGGGCAAATCTGAATTTCCTACTTTAGAACTCACCAAAAACATCGACAAACCGATTGACCGCTTTAAAGTATTGATAGGCGGAAAAGATAAAGCTGCAGAACTTTACCGGAAATCTTTAGGTGCTTTATTCGCCTACGTTTCGCATAAAGTTCCGGAAATTTCTGATGAAGTTTATAAAATTGATGATGCAATGCGCGCAGGTTTTGGCTGGGAAAATGGTCCTTTCGAAATTTGGGATGCAGTTGGCGTTCAAAAAGGAATTGAACTTGCCAAGGAAGCCGGTTACGAAGTTTCTGATTGGGTAAGAAATGTAGAATCTTTCTATAAAATTAATGAGGAAGGTCAGAGCATTTATTTTGATAAAAATTCTGGCAATTACAACAACATTCCGGGACAGGAAGATTTCATCATTCTGGACAACATCAGAAAAAATAAAACGCTTTGGAGCAATTCCGGTTCTGCGATTCAGGATTTAGGCGACGGAATTATCAATTTTGAAATCCGCTCGAAAATGAACTCGCTCGGCGGTGAAGTTTTAGACGGCTTGAACCGCGCTATCGACCTCGCAGAAAAAGATTATGACGGTTTGGTCATCGGAAATCAAGGTGCAAATTTCTCAGTCGGAGCAAATTTAGCCATGATTTTAATGATGGCAATCGACCAGGATTGGGATGATTTGAATATGGCAATTGCGTATTTCCAAAAATCGATGATGCGCGTGCGCTACTCCTCTATTCCTGTCATCGTGGCACCACACGGAATGACGCTTGGCGGTGGTTGTGAAATGACCATGCACGCTGACCGCGTTGTCGCTGCAGCTGAAACATATATTGGCTTGGTTGAAACCGGCGTCGGCGTAATTCCCGGCGGTGGTGGAACGAAGGAAATGGCGCTGAGAGTTTCCCGTGAATTCCATTCCGATGATGTGAAAAACAACCGATTACGGGATATGTTTATGAATATCGCCATGGGAAAAGTGGCCACTTCTGCTTACGAAGCTTACGACATGGGAATTCTCGAAAATCACAAGGACATTGTAGTCGTTAATAAAAACCGTCAGATTAAAACTGCTAAAATGTTGGCTTTAAGTTTAGCGGAACATGGTTACACGCAGCCTATTGAGCAAAAAGTAAAAGTTTTAGGGCGCGACGCATTGGGAATGTTCCTGGTTGGTACCGATCAAATGCTTACCGGCAAATATATTTCCGAACACGATAAACTCATTGCAGATAAGCTTGCCAATGTTTTGGTTGGAGGAAATCTTTCGGAACCTACAGTGGTAACCGAGCAATATCTGCTGAATCTGGAAAGAGAAACTTTCCTACAGCTTTGTGGGGAAAGAAAAACTTTGGAAAGAATTCAGTTCATGTTAACTAAGGGTAAACCGTTGAGAAACTAA
- a CDS encoding four helix bundle protein: MHNFRELEVWKKAMDLTTTFYQISKDFPKEELFGLTSQSRRCMVSIPSNIAEGAGRETDKQFVQFLSISLASSFEFETQIMIAFNLNYIDENDFKILLAELKHIQNMLVKLIKNYKI; this comes from the coding sequence ATGCATAATTTTCGCGAATTAGAAGTTTGGAAAAAAGCAATGGATTTAACCACTACTTTTTATCAAATCTCGAAAGATTTCCCTAAGGAAGAACTTTTTGGACTTACTTCTCAGTCCCGACGATGTATGGTTTCAATACCGTCGAACATTGCAGAAGGTGCCGGAAGGGAAACTGACAAACAGTTCGTTCAGTTTTTAAGCATCTCTCTTGCATCTTCTTTTGAATTTGAGACCCAGATTATGATTGCATTTAATCTAAATTATATAGACGAAAATGATTTCAAAATACTTCTTGCTGAGCTAAAGCACATACAAAATATGTTAGTCAAATTAATTAAAAATTACAAAATTTAA
- a CDS encoding acetyl-CoA C-acyltransferase produces MKQAYIIKGFRTAVGKAPKGSLRFTRPDVMAATVIERLMAAVPQLDKNRIDDLIVGNAMPEAEQGLNVARLISLMGLNTDKVPGVTVNRYCASGSEAIAIASAKIQAGMADCIIAGGTESMSYIPMGGYKPVPESHVAKSNPDYYWGMGYTAEEVANQYKVTREEQDQFSFESHQKALKANETGTFKDQIVPIPVEYNFLDENQKMQTKKFDFSVDEGPRKDTSLEGLAKLRPVFANGGSVTAGNSSQMSDGAAFVIVMSEEMVKELGLEPEARLVAYAAAGLEPRIMGMGPLYAVPKALKQAGLDLKDIDLIELNEAFASQSVALKKELDLNPDILNVNGGAIALGHPLGCTGTKLTVQLLDEMRKRGNMKYGMVTMCVGTGQGAASIFELL; encoded by the coding sequence ATGAAACAAGCATATATCATTAAAGGGTTCAGAACCGCAGTTGGAAAGGCGCCGAAAGGATCACTTCGCTTCACGCGTCCCGACGTGATGGCAGCAACCGTTATCGAAAGATTGATGGCGGCAGTTCCACAACTGGATAAAAACCGAATCGACGATCTCATCGTTGGTAACGCCATGCCGGAAGCCGAACAGGGCTTGAATGTGGCGCGTTTAATTTCCTTAATGGGATTAAACACCGATAAAGTTCCCGGAGTTACCGTGAACAGATACTGCGCCTCGGGTTCAGAAGCCATCGCAATTGCATCGGCGAAAATTCAGGCGGGAATGGCGGACTGTATCATCGCAGGTGGAACAGAATCCATGTCTTATATTCCGATGGGTGGTTACAAACCCGTGCCGGAGAGTCATGTGGCAAAATCAAACCCTGATTATTATTGGGGAATGGGTTATACGGCGGAAGAAGTTGCCAACCAATATAAGGTAACCAGAGAAGAACAGGATCAGTTTTCTTTTGAATCGCATCAGAAAGCTTTAAAAGCCAATGAAACAGGAACATTTAAGGATCAAATCGTTCCCATTCCTGTGGAGTACAATTTTCTGGATGAAAACCAAAAAATGCAGACCAAAAAGTTTGATTTTTCAGTAGATGAAGGTCCGCGAAAAGATACCAGCCTTGAAGGTTTAGCAAAACTCCGTCCGGTTTTCGCAAACGGTGGAAGCGTAACAGCTGGAAATTCCTCGCAGATGAGTGACGGAGCAGCTTTCGTAATTGTGATGTCGGAAGAAATGGTAAAAGAATTGGGTCTGGAACCAGAAGCAAGATTGGTAGCTTACGCAGCTGCAGGGTTAGAACCCCGCATCATGGGAATGGGACCTTTATACGCCGTACCAAAAGCTTTAAAACAAGCTGGTTTAGATTTAAAAGACATTGATTTGATCGAATTAAACGAAGCTTTCGCTTCACAATCAGTTGCCTTGAAAAAAGAACTGGATTTAAACCCGGATATCTTAAATGTCAACGGTGGCGCTATCGCGCTGGGTCATCCACTGGGTTGTACGGGAACGAAATTGACCGTTCAACTTCTTGACGAAATGAGAAAACGCGGCAATATGAAATACGGAATGGTCACCATGTGCGTGGGAACGGGACAAGGAGCAGCGAGTATTTTTGAACTTCTATAA
- a CDS encoding acyl-CoA dehydrogenase family protein — MNDTTTLKGGEFIIKDIPAQELFSLEELTDEQIMLRESLHEFMEREVVPNRERFEQKDYALTEETMRKLGELGTLGIAVPEEYGGLGMGFVSTMLACDVVSGANGSLATAYGAHTGIGTLPILLYGTEEQKQKYLPSLATGEKFGAYCLTEPDAGSDANSGKTRATLSEDGKHYIINGQKMWISNAGFAETFTLFARIGDDKNITGFVINRSELEDPNSMTLGEEEHKLGIRSSSTRQVFFNDMKIPVENLLGERNNGFKIALNALNAGRIKLAAANVDGQRRITSLAINYANERKQFGVAISTFGAIRKKIAEMCTGIFVSESGSYRAAKNVEDKIEELVAGGMAHEQAEMNALAEYAVECSILKVYVSDLTQHIADEGIQIYGGMGFSEDAPMEAAWRDSRIGRIYEGTNEINRLLAVGMLIKKTMKGELDLLKPAMAIGKELMGIPSFEVPDYSAYMSEERAILHNLKKVFLMVAGAALQKYMMEIEKQQHLLLNASEILNQIYMAESAVLRAEKHFDTDSVQAAMARLNLYKAVEAITAAAKEGIVSFAEGDEQRMMLSGLRRFTKYTNTPNVVALTEKIAAHFVEKGSY; from the coding sequence ATGAACGATACAACAACATTAAAAGGCGGTGAATTCATCATTAAAGATATTCCTGCACAAGAATTATTCAGTTTAGAAGAACTGACAGATGAGCAAATTATGCTGCGCGAGTCTCTCCACGAGTTTATGGAACGAGAAGTCGTTCCCAACAGAGAAAGATTTGAGCAGAAAGATTATGCTTTAACCGAAGAAACCATGCGCAAACTTGGCGAACTCGGAACCTTGGGAATTGCCGTTCCGGAAGAATACGGTGGACTCGGAATGGGTTTCGTAAGCACCATGCTTGCCTGTGATGTTGTTTCCGGCGCAAACGGATCTTTGGCGACAGCTTATGGCGCACATACCGGGATTGGAACTTTGCCCATCTTGCTGTACGGTACCGAAGAGCAAAAGCAAAAATATTTACCTTCTTTAGCAACTGGTGAAAAATTCGGTGCATATTGCTTAACTGAGCCAGATGCCGGTTCCGATGCAAACTCAGGAAAAACCCGCGCAACTTTAAGTGAAGATGGAAAACACTACATCATCAACGGCCAGAAAATGTGGATCTCCAACGCTGGTTTTGCGGAAACTTTCACCCTTTTTGCAAGAATTGGGGACGACAAAAACATCACCGGATTCGTCATTAACCGTTCCGAACTTGAAGATCCAAACAGCATGACCTTAGGCGAAGAAGAGCACAAACTTGGGATTCGCTCCTCTTCTACCCGCCAGGTTTTTTTTAATGACATGAAAATCCCTGTTGAAAATCTTTTGGGTGAAAGAAACAACGGTTTTAAAATCGCTTTAAATGCTTTAAATGCAGGTAGAATTAAATTAGCCGCCGCAAACGTTGACGGGCAGCGAAGAATTACCTCACTCGCCATTAATTATGCGAATGAAAGAAAACAGTTTGGCGTGGCGATTTCTACTTTTGGTGCGATCCGCAAAAAAATCGCCGAAATGTGCACCGGAATTTTCGTCAGTGAATCTGGTTCTTACAGAGCTGCGAAAAACGTAGAAGATAAAATTGAAGAATTGGTTGCCGGTGGAATGGCGCACGAACAGGCAGAAATGAATGCTTTGGCAGAATACGCGGTAGAATGTTCCATTCTGAAGGTGTACGTTTCCGATCTTACGCAACATATCGCTGATGAAGGAATTCAGATTTACGGTGGTATGGGCTTCTCAGAAGATGCTCCTATGGAAGCCGCTTGGCGTGATTCCAGAATTGGTAGAATTTACGAAGGAACCAACGAAATCAACCGACTTCTTGCCGTTGGCATGTTGATCAAAAAAACCATGAAAGGTGAACTTGATTTGCTGAAACCTGCCATGGCGATCGGGAAAGAACTGATGGGAATTCCGTCTTTCGAAGTTCCGGATTATTCAGCATATATGTCGGAAGAAAGAGCAATCCTGCACAACCTGAAAAAAGTATTTTTAATGGTGGCCGGCGCGGCGCTTCAGAAATACATGATGGAAATCGAAAAACAGCAGCATCTTTTATTAAATGCTTCAGAAATTTTGAACCAAATTTATATGGCAGAATCTGCTGTTTTACGTGCTGAAAAACATTTCGACACCGACTCTGTTCAGGCAGCGATGGCAAGATTAAATCTTTACAAAGCCGTGGAAGCGATTACTGCAGCCGCAAAAGAAGGCATTGTTTCATTTGCCGAAGGTGACGAACAACGCATGATGCTTTCAGGTTTGCGTAGATTTACAAAATACACCAATACGCCAAATGTGGTTGCGCTTACTGAAAAAATCGCGGCGCATTTCGTAGAAAAAGGCTCGTATTAA
- a CDS encoding Hsp20/alpha crystallin family protein, whose product MNTLAAVPKNGTLSKTNLNDNFSQLSQLLDGFFNREMPSTFTSNFNTGMSVPKVNIKENPEEFIVEMAVPGQKKSDFKLDIDNRILSISTSKEEEQEQNDENYTFREFGYSSFKRTFTLPNSVNDDEIRANYEDGILKVVLPKKEEAKQKPARNIEIS is encoded by the coding sequence ATGAACACTTTAGCAGCTGTTCCTAAAAACGGAACTTTATCCAAAACAAATTTAAATGACAATTTTTCGCAACTGTCTCAACTGTTGGACGGATTTTTTAACCGGGAAATGCCTTCAACTTTCACTTCCAACTTTAATACCGGAATGAGCGTTCCGAAGGTGAATATCAAAGAAAATCCGGAAGAATTTATTGTTGAAATGGCCGTGCCTGGACAGAAAAAATCCGATTTTAAGCTGGATATCGATAACAGGATTTTATCGATTTCGACTTCTAAAGAAGAAGAGCAGGAACAAAACGATGAAAATTACACTTTCAGAGAATTCGGCTATTCATCATTCAAAAGAACATTTACTTTACCAAACAGCGTAAATGATGATGAAATTAGGGCAAATTATGAAGACGGAATTCTGAAAGTCGTGTTACCGAAAAAAGAAGAAGCAAAACAAAAACCGGCCAGAAACATTGAGATTTCATAA
- a CDS encoding cation:proton antiporter domain-containing protein: protein MGHLPKLIEDLALILIVAAFVVIIFRKIKQPLVLGYIIAGFLVSPNLNIFPSVADGANIKTLAEIGVIFLLFSLGLEFSFKKLMNVGGSASVTAFVEIAFITVAGYFTGRWLGWSVMDSMFLGGMLASSSTTIIIRAFDELGVKTKNFAKTVFGVLVVEDIVVILLMVLLSTIAVTKEFEGSQILFTVVKLLFFLILWFLLGIFLIPTLLKKIKPLVDEEILLILSIGLCLGMVLIAVKVGFSAELGAFVMGSIIAETTVAEKVEHTLKSVKDLFAAVFFVSVGMMIDYEAMITYAWPIFVVTILTLFGKLFSSALGALLSGQPLKQSIQVGMSMAQIGEFAFIVATLGLSLGVISDFLFPVAVGVSAITTFTTPYLIKFSEPLYKWIVKVVPPKYIDRINRYSSNTQNIEAESSWKTILKNYARIIVINGIVIMAIFLVFSRFIIPLINENLANNSVKNIIGNALPVLFILPFLWALMVKRPSSSAYRELWTKTKYNRGPLLIIEIVRFAIGIGILGFFLDRFASTSLSFFITIPLAIILMVIFSKRLNRFYNRLEKRFITNLNDRESVETSVATSIAGNSNIKESLGAWDVHIIELEVKPLADYVGKPLVDLQWREKYGINIGYIRRGGKLIHTPDRHQVLMPYDKVGLIATDDQFQVFKPVFDSEQIVEEEHIDHIKLGKILINHHSAKKGLTIQQSGIRDKTDGLVIAIRRGEQRILNPESSEVLQLDDIVWVVGNRKKIEKLNVEI from the coding sequence ATGGGACATTTACCAAAGTTGATTGAAGACCTAGCATTGATTTTAATTGTAGCGGCCTTCGTCGTTATTATTTTCCGCAAAATTAAGCAGCCGCTGGTTTTAGGTTACATCATTGCTGGTTTTTTGGTAAGTCCAAACCTTAACATTTTCCCGTCGGTAGCGGATGGTGCAAACATTAAAACTTTGGCCGAAATTGGGGTAATTTTTCTACTTTTCAGCCTGGGTCTCGAGTTCAGTTTTAAAAAGCTGATGAATGTGGGTGGTTCCGCCTCGGTCACTGCTTTTGTCGAAATCGCCTTCATTACCGTCGCTGGTTATTTTACGGGTCGCTGGCTCGGCTGGAGCGTTATGGACAGTATGTTTCTCGGCGGAATGCTCGCTAGTTCGTCCACAACCATTATTATCAGGGCGTTTGATGAACTTGGCGTGAAAACTAAAAATTTCGCAAAAACCGTTTTTGGCGTTTTGGTCGTTGAGGATATTGTAGTGATTCTCCTGATGGTTTTACTTTCAACCATCGCTGTTACAAAGGAATTCGAAGGTTCGCAAATTCTTTTTACAGTGGTAAAACTGCTGTTTTTCCTTATTTTATGGTTTCTACTCGGAATATTTCTCATTCCGACTTTGCTTAAAAAAATAAAACCTCTGGTGGACGAGGAAATTCTGCTGATTTTATCGATTGGTTTGTGCCTTGGAATGGTATTGATTGCGGTAAAAGTTGGTTTTTCAGCGGAACTAGGTGCTTTTGTAATGGGTTCAATCATCGCTGAAACTACCGTTGCAGAAAAAGTAGAACATACTTTGAAATCGGTAAAAGACCTTTTCGCAGCGGTATTTTTCGTGTCCGTCGGTATGATGATCGATTACGAAGCGATGATTACCTATGCTTGGCCCATTTTCGTTGTGACGATTCTAACTTTGTTTGGTAAACTTTTCAGTTCCGCGCTTGGTGCGCTGCTATCGGGACAACCACTTAAACAGTCCATTCAGGTTGGAATGAGTATGGCACAAATCGGTGAATTTGCCTTCATTGTTGCCACTTTAGGACTATCGCTGGGTGTAATTTCTGATTTTCTGTTTCCGGTCGCAGTCGGAGTTTCTGCAATTACCACTTTTACGACGCCGTATTTAATTAAATTTTCGGAACCGCTGTACAAATGGATTGTTAAAGTGGTACCTCCAAAATATATCGACCGTATTAACCGGTATTCTTCCAACACCCAAAATATTGAGGCCGAAAGCAGCTGGAAAACTATTTTGAAAAATTACGCGCGAATAATCGTAATTAACGGAATTGTAATTATGGCCATATTTCTGGTTTTTTCCAGATTTATTATCCCATTAATTAATGAAAATTTAGCGAATAACAGTGTTAAAAATATCATAGGAAACGCGCTTCCTGTGCTGTTTATACTGCCGTTTCTGTGGGCTTTAATGGTGAAACGGCCGAGTTCATCTGCGTATCGGGAACTTTGGACTAAAACAAAATACAATCGTGGACCGCTACTAATCATCGAAATTGTGCGTTTTGCAATAGGTATTGGTATTCTTGGCTTTTTCCTGGACCGTTTTGCGTCCACCTCACTCTCATTTTTTATCACGATTCCGCTCGCGATTATTTTAATGGTAATATTCTCAAAACGGCTGAACCGGTTTTATAACAGACTTGAAAAACGCTTTATCACCAACCTGAATGACCGCGAAAGTGTGGAAACAAGTGTGGCTACTTCAATCGCGGGGAACTCAAATATCAAAGAAAGTTTGGGCGCGTGGGACGTGCACATTATTGAACTGGAGGTGAAGCCGCTTGCGGATTATGTGGGCAAACCATTGGTAGATCTGCAATGGCGGGAAAAATATGGCATAAATATCGGATATATTCGCCGCGGTGGAAAATTAATTCATACACCGGATCGCCATCAGGTGTTAATGCCTTATGATAAGGTGGGCCTTATCGCGACCGACGACCAGTTTCAGGTTTTCAAACCGGTTTTTGACAGCGAACAAATTGTTGAGGAGGAACATATTGACCACATAAAGCTTGGGAAAATTCTAATCAACCATCATTCTGCTAAAAAAGGACTTACCATACAGCAATCCGGTATTCGGGATAAAACAGATGGTCTCGTAATCGCCATTCGGCGAGGCGAACAACGTATTTTAAATCCAGAATCTTCGGAAGTCCTACAACTTGATGATATCGTTTGGGTAGTCGGAAACCGCAAAAAAATCGAGAAACTGAATGTAGAAATTTAA
- a CDS encoding 4a-hydroxytetrahydrobiopterin dehydratase — protein sequence MWTEKDGKLEQTFKFKDFSEAFAFMTRVALVAESIQHHPDWSNSYNQVTITLVTHDAGNKITEKDHQLAKAIDKIQG from the coding sequence ATGTGGACCGAAAAAGACGGCAAATTAGAACAAACTTTTAAGTTTAAAGATTTTTCAGAAGCATTCGCTTTTATGACCAGGGTTGCGCTGGTTGCTGAAAGTATTCAGCATCACCCGGATTGGTCAAATTCTTACAACCAGGTGACAATTACTTTGGTAACGCATGACGCCGGAAATAAAATCACGGAAAAAGACCACCAGTTAGCCAAAGCTATTGATAAAATTCAGGGTTAA
- a CDS encoding glycosyltransferase, which produces MRSEKIKLLFVNDSLALAGGEKSLVSLLSNLDENKYEIDLQLFRYGCELESQLPKYVNLLPEKKLTVFMRNSLGKTIKKVLNSEHAKMLISRLRFSIKLRTGKTTDPAVAQIFWETLGHCVERNPKKYHVAIAYSQGVPTFYVNEKVFAAKKIAWVNANLEFDGDNTVFQRKHYASYDKIVTVSEYTRDHMRRIFPEFRYKIATIYDLIDYKNIVRMAEEKISDFSSEKFTILTVARLVEFPKGFRITLETCKLLKEKGLNFHWYVIGDGTYRCEMEKFIAEHHLENYLTLLGRKINPYPYFKKADLYVQTSYSEGFGLSIAEARMLNTPLVTTKYDSVNIQIFDGENGLVTKIDPECVAKAIEKLMNDRTLYSRIVSNLKKEQKENTEPITKFDKEIGSLGLEVAG; this is translated from the coding sequence ATGAGATCGGAGAAAATAAAACTACTTTTCGTAAACGATTCTCTTGCCCTTGCGGGTGGAGAAAAAAGCCTCGTTTCACTCCTGTCCAACCTTGACGAGAATAAGTATGAAATTGATCTGCAACTTTTTCGCTATGGATGTGAACTGGAATCGCAGCTGCCAAAGTACGTAAATCTTTTGCCTGAAAAGAAATTGACGGTTTTTATGAGGAACTCTTTAGGTAAAACCATCAAAAAAGTGCTCAATTCTGAGCATGCTAAAATGCTAATTTCGCGCCTCAGATTTTCGATAAAATTGCGTACTGGTAAAACAACAGATCCAGCAGTGGCCCAGATATTTTGGGAAACTTTAGGTCATTGCGTAGAAAGAAACCCTAAAAAGTATCATGTCGCGATTGCTTATTCACAGGGTGTTCCTACATTTTACGTCAACGAAAAGGTTTTTGCTGCTAAAAAAATTGCCTGGGTAAATGCAAATTTGGAGTTTGATGGTGATAATACCGTTTTTCAAAGAAAACATTATGCCAGTTATGATAAAATTGTAACGGTCTCAGAATATACACGAGACCATATGCGGCGGATTTTCCCGGAGTTTAGGTATAAAATAGCCACCATTTACGATTTGATCGATTACAAAAATATCGTCAGAATGGCAGAGGAAAAAATATCCGACTTTAGTTCGGAAAAATTTACCATTCTTACTGTGGCCAGATTGGTGGAGTTTCCAAAAGGTTTTCGCATCACCCTGGAAACCTGCAAATTGCTAAAGGAAAAAGGTTTAAATTTTCACTGGTATGTCATCGGTGATGGTACGTATCGGTGTGAAATGGAAAAGTTTATTGCCGAACATCATTTAGAAAATTATTTGACACTTTTAGGGAGAAAAATCAATCCATATCCGTACTTTAAGAAAGCGGACCTGTACGTACAAACGTCGTATTCAGAAGGATTTGGGTTAAGTATTGCCGAAGCCCGTATGCTAAATACGCCCCTAGTGACAACGAAATATGACTCTGTCAACATACAGATTTTTGACGGAGAAAATGGCTTGGTCACTAAAATTGATCCCGAATGTGTGGCAAAAGCGATAGAAAAGCTCATGAACGACCGCACGCTGTACTCCCGCATCGTGAGTAATTTAAAAAAGGAACAAAAAGAAAATACAGAACCAATTACCAAATTTGATAAGGAAATTGGTAGTTTAGGTCTTGAAGTTGCCGGCTAA